The Arvicola amphibius chromosome 6, mArvAmp1.2, whole genome shotgun sequence DNA window TGTTTCGGGAGAGCTGGACTTGTTTTGCTCCAAATGAAAGCGTGTCCTGATTAAGATCAGATGGCTGTGTCCACTGTTGGGCAACGCCTCCTGACAGGGACTTCAATTCGTTACCCAGGTTGGCCAGTAGAGGGCCTCCTGGTGGAATGGAAAAGGGTACAAAGCAAGTTTTTCTGTGAAGGAGGCCACTCCTTTTGGAAGCTCTCATTAAGGTAGCAACGTACCACCAGGGACGCGTATGAACTGCATCTGTGTCTACAGCAAGCAGAACAGACTCCCAGCTACCTGCTGGCCTACTTGACTTCCAGAACTTTCACAAAAAGTACGAGACGCCAACCAGATAGGCAGCTAACCGCGGTACCCACAGCAACAGGAGGCACTAACTGGGAACCACAGCCCACAAGCGCTGGAAATGAGAGTTCACAATGCTCAGCCCTTCAGGGAGACAGGTGGTTGGCCCTGAAAAGGACCTTTGGAAAACAATCGACAAAAGCTACTTAGAGAGCGCTCAGCCGCCGAAGCCGTAGAGGGTGCGGCCCTGGCGCTTGAGCGCGTAGACCACGTCCATGGCGGTGACGGTCTTGCGCTTGGCGTGCTCCGTGTAGGTGACCGCGTCGCGGATCACGTTCTCCAGGAACACCTTCAGCACCCCGCGGGTCTCCTCGTAGATGAGGCCGGAGATGCGCTTGACTCCTCCGCGCCTGGCCAGGCGGCGGATGGCGGGCTTGGTGATGCCCTGGATGTTGTCGCGCAGGACCTTGCGGTGGCGCTTGGCGCCGCCTTTGCCCAGGCCTTTACCACCTTTGCCTCGTCCAGACATGACTAAACCAAACGAAAAAACAAGACTGATACCATCCCCGAGACAGCAGTGCTCTCTTATAGGGAATGTGCGGACCGGAGTGAAAACAGGAAGCGCAGTGGCGGGAACTGCCCGTGTCTGGGGGAGGGGCCTTCAGCGTCAATTTAACGCTACAGATTATAGACGGTAAAGAAGCTAATCCCACCAtccattaaaatttttctttagtatTATTTGTGTAGGACCACGCTTACTTACTTGACATGTATCGAACCGAACAGTCAGGCGCGCAGTCAATATTTGTGAGTTCTTAAAGAGCTCTTGACCATTTTCGTTCAATGTGATCCCTGACGTGTCCGTATAAAAcacaatttattataaaatatacagaGGCGCCGGGCGGGGGTGGCgcaggccttcaatcccagcactcgggaggcagaggcaggcggatctggtCAGCTTGGTCAGCCCTGGCTACACTACACTGAGAACCCcgatctcaaaaaacaaaaaaacacaaaccaagattTATTAGCCCGGTGTGCTTTTATCCCAGCGCTCCGGAGGCAGGGGCAGACGGATGCCTAGCACGAGGCCAGGGTGAGCTcagggacagacagggctacaacacagaaactgtctcggaaggcaacttaaaaaaatccacaggttcaaaatttaaaacttaaaagtggCCACCTGAGTCGTACCACAAGTTTGCAACACATATTCTTTAACCCTCATAGTTGAAATAGATGTCAAGTACACAGGAAAAAGTATGAATTCGTGGGACGTCTAACGCTAAATTCCAGATGGGAAAATGACAGGGAAAGACTAGATCGACTAAACctcaattttgttttgcttttgttttgcttgtttttgaacaAGTGATCCGCCTGGCCCTGTCTGTAGCGTGCAGCTACACTTTACGGTTTTTAATCCTAGGTCCAGAAATATCGCAGCACCTTTCCAAGGACATAAATcgccaaaaagaaaaacaccaccaGTGTCACTATAAAAATGTTCAGCGCCTTAAGAGACTTTGTAGAtggctctgaaaagagcctttggGTCTGAAGTTTCCGCAAGTTCTGATGGTTGTCAAATTACTTCCCCTTGGCCTTATGGTGGCTCTCGGTCTTCTTGGGCAGCAGCACCGCCTGGATGTTGGGCAGGACGCCGCCCTGCGCGATCGTCACGCGGCCCAGCAACTTGTTGAGCTCCTCGTCGTTGCGGATGGCCAGCTGCAGGTGGCGCGGGATGATGCGCGTCTTCTTGTTGTCGCGGGCCGCGTTGCCAGCCAGCTCCAGGATCTCGGCCGTCAGGTACTCCAGCACGGCCGCCAGGTACACCGGGGCGCCGGCGCCCACCCGCTCCGCGTAGTTGCCCTTGCGGAGGAGGCGGTGCACGCGGCCCACGGGGAACTGCAGGCCGGCCCGGGAGGAGCGGGTCTTGGCCTTGGCGCGAGCCTTGCCGCCCTGTTTGCCACGTCCAGACATCTTGAGGAAGAAACAGCAGTGAACAGCTGTGTAGACAGGAGCTGCAAGAGCTTGGGCCTTATAGTTTTCTCTGGGCGCGAAAAAGGACCCTTCCGATTGgctgtcttctttttattcagaCCAATGGGAAGCATTTGTGCCATCGCGCATATCTATTGGGCCATATTCCAGATGATGTCACAAGAATATCGCCCAATTAGAAGTGTGCTTTTCTAATCCTCATTTGAATAACGCCTTATAAAAACGGAGGACCCGCGCCACTCGCCGTTGCAGTTCTGCTAGACTTTGTCGCTATGCCTGAACCGGTGAAGTCCGCTCCCGCCCCGAAGAAGGGCTCCAAGAAGGCCGTGACCAAGGCCCAGAAGAAGGATGGCAAGAAGCGCAAGCGCAGCCGCAAGGAGAGCTACTCGGTGTACGTGTACAAGGTGCTGAAGCAGGTCCACCCCGACACCGGCATCTCTTCCAAGGCCATGGGCATCATGAACTCGTTCGTCAACGACATCTTCGAACGCATCGCGGGCGAGGCGTCGCGCCTGGCGCATTACAACAAGCGCTCGACCATCACGTCCCGGGAGATCCAGACGGCCGTGCGCCTGCTGCTGCCCGGGGAGCTGGCCAAGCACGCCGTGTCCGAGGGCACCAAGGCCGTCACCAAGTACACCAGCTCCAAGTGAGCGCGCCCATCTCGCTCTTAAACccaaaggctcttttcagagccaccTACACTTTTCAGCGAAAAAAGTTGTTACGCTCTTTTTGTCGGGGACGTGTGGTCGTCGAGTCCTTTTTCCTTTTAGCGTTCAGCCTATCTGTGAGACCCTGTGGGTTTTCTGGCACCAAGTGTCTAAAAGGCTCCTGCCCAGACGCTCGGCCTCGTATACTTTTCCAAAAAGTGAAGGAAAACGAAGAATAAGGTAAAGGCTGCTGGTAAGTTCCTGGGTGCCCGTTAGTTACTGGACCCAGGTTGAAAACGTGTGTGCTAACCTAAACAAGTGTACGCTAGCGAGTAAGGCAACTGCGGTCTTTTTCCTTAAAGGGTGTGTTACTGGAGCAGGGAAGTCTTGTGCCGTCAGAGGGAGCATCAAAATGAAGACGGGAGCGCTAAATATTGACCTTTGACCAGGAATACTGTAGGCGAGTGGGTTCCCAAATTGATAATCTATATTTCCAGAGTAAGAAGATGCTTTATGTAGGCTCACAAACCATAAGTAGTTTAGTCAAGAAAAAGATCTAAAGAGATAGTTTTTGCTTGTTATTTAGCAAGATGCAGGTATAAActcagaacaagaaaaaaaaaccttacaacgGGTTGGCTTCGGAACGGAAAGACTAGCTTTTAGGACCCCAGCTTTATTACCCACTGGGGATCCGTCTGTAAAGTGACTACCCCCTTAGCACATCACACACCTGGAAAGAATTGGAGAAATCACCGGGTTTTTGGTTAATGACCAATAAGTTAACATCTCACTTTCTCCCAGTTAAGGACTTTTCAAGATGttaaagcacatttttaaaatgtttttcttgctACTACCAAAGCCGCCCATATTTCCAAAACAATTTGCTTTCTAGTAGATAATATTGCTTTCAATATCTACTATTCACCTAGTAAGTTTGGTAGGATAGAAATAGGAaatcatgccgggcggtggtggcgcacgcctttaatcccagctcgggaggcagaggcaggcggatctctgtgagttcgaggccagcctggtctacaagagctagttccagggcaggttctagaaactacagggaaaccctgtctcgaaaaaccaaaaaaaaaaaaaaaaaaaaaaaaaaaagaaagaaaagaaatgggaaatcaTGAATAAGCCTCCCTGACCATTATTTTCAGCTATTGCTGGTGGCCTGTaagttgtaagaaaaaaaaaaagaatcttagaaACTTCGAAGGAGAATTTAATAATGTCTGTTGgagttatgtatgtatgtgtccttCATACCCTGAAAATTTATCTGTTAGAAACTTACTGCTTTTGAAAATATGTAGtagcgtggtggtggtggtggtgcacatctttaatcccagttttcagaaagcagaggcaggcgaatctgagagtttgaggccagcctggtctacagagtgagtttcaggaaacaAGGGCTTGTTGGAATTTCTACTTTATGTCATTTTACATTTggaatcatgatttttttttaatatctgaaaaccatcagagaggctagagagagttgaaataatgtgtattttattttcacaaataccATAACCAAATTCTAACTCTTTGCCCTTCATAtctgaagaaggaaagaggaaaaaataaataaatttaaatttaaaaaa harbors:
- the LOC119817356 gene encoding histone H2A type 1-E produces the protein MSGRGKQGGKARAKAKTRSSRAGLQFPVGRVHRLLRKGNYAERVGAGAPVYLAAVLEYLTAEILELAGNAARDNKKTRIIPRHLQLAIRNDEELNKLLGRVTIAQGGVLPNIQAVLLPKKTESHHKAKGK
- the LOC119817365 gene encoding histone H2B type 1-C/E/F/G/I-like — protein: MPEPVKSAPAPKKGSKKAVTKAQKKDGKKRKRSRKESYSVYVYKVLKQVHPDTGISSKAMGIMNSFVNDIFERIAGEASRLAHYNKRSTITSREIQTAVRLLLPGELAKHAVSEGTKAVTKYTSSK